In Canis lupus familiaris isolate Mischka breed German Shepherd chromosome 5, alternate assembly UU_Cfam_GSD_1.0, whole genome shotgun sequence, a genomic segment contains:
- the CARMIL2 gene encoding capping protein, Arp2/3 and myosin-I linker protein 2 isoform X5: protein MAQTPDGGISCELRGEITRFLWPKEAELLLQTWLPEREGAERGHVLALLRWRAYLLHTCLPLRVDCTFSYLEVQAMALQETPPQVTFELESLPELVLEFPGVAALEQLAQHIAAAIKKVFPCSTLGKLFRRPTSPSMLARLERSSPSEDTVPSSPCGGFLETYEALCDYNGFPFREEIQWDVDTIYHRQGCRHFSLCDFSHLGSRDLALSVAALSYNLWFQCLSCVDMKLSLEVSEQILHMMSQSSHLEELVLENCGLRGDFVRRLAQALAGHSSSALRELSLNGNLLDDRGVTALSRHLEHRPGALRRLGLAHTGLTPRGMRSLGRALAANVAFDSALTHLDLSGNPGALGASQDHGGLYAFLSRPNVLTFLNLAATDAALDTLFAALARGCCPSLRHLDASRNVFSRTKSRAAPAALQRFLSRAGTLRHLGLAGCRLPPDALRALLEGLALNTHTGDLHLDLSACELRSAGAQVIQDLVCDAGAVSSLDLADNGFGSDMVTLVLAIGRSRSLRHVALGRNFNVRCKETLDDVLHRIVQLMQDDDCPLQSLSVAESRLKQASSVLLRALGTNPNLTALDISGNAMGDTGAKMLAKALRVNTRLRSVVWDRNHTSALGLLDVAQALEQNRSLKAMPLPLNDVAQAHRSRPELTARAVHQIQACLLRNNRADHASSDRMPRPRPPGLVSDPSEQEVNELCQSVQEHMELLGCGAGPQGEAAVHQAEDAIQNANFSLSILPILYEAGSSPSHQWQLRQKLEGLLGQVGEVCRKDIQDFTQATLDTTRSLCPQMLQGPRWREQLEGVLVGSRGLPELLPEHLLQDAFTRLRDMRLSVTGTLAESIVAQALEGLNAARDRLVENLARQATVAMPLAIPALDGGETSPLGPGELEGLFFPEEVKEKQEDEEEQKDDSPPQKWPESSQCLHLVPSTHSAAEEPEPELAAPGEDAEPQAGPSARGSPSPAAPGPQAGPLPRMDLPPSGQPLRHPTRARPRPRRQHHHRPPPGGPQVPPALPQEGNGLSARVDEGVEEFFSKRLIQQDRLWVPEEDPANEGGATPVPRTLRKKLGTLFAFKKPRSTRGPRPDLETSPGAAPRTRKTTLGDLLRPPARPGRGEEPGGAEGGTSSPDPARRSRPRYTRESKAYSMILLPAEEEEETLGARPDKRRPLERGDTELAPSFEQRVQVMLQRIGVSRSSGSAEGKRKQSKDGEIKKAGSDGDIMDSSTEAPPISIKSRTHSVSADPSCRPGPGGQGPESTSWKTLGQQLNAELRGRGWGQQDGPGPPSPCPSPSPRRASPSPDSLGLPEDPCLGPRNEERPLRLQRSPVLKRRPKLEAPSSPSLGSGLGTQPPPPQPTEPSSPEPTPPSPATDQRGGGPNP from the exons ATGGCCCAGACCCCCGACGGCGGCATCTCGTGCGAGCTGAGAG GCGAGATCACCAGGTTCCTGTGGCCCAAGGAGGCCGAGCTGCTGCTGCAGACCTGGCTACCCGAGCGGGAGGGTGCTGAGCGAGGTCATGTCCTG GCGCTGCTACGATGGCGAGCCTACCTGCTCCACACCTGCCTCCCGCTGAGG GTGGACTGCACATTCAGCTACCTGGAGGTCCAGGCCATGGCGCTGCAGGAGACACCCCCTCAG gtgaCTTTTGAGCTAGAGTCCCTGCCTGAGCTGGTCCTGGAGTTTCCTGGTGTGGCTGCCCTGGAACAGCTGGCCCAGCACATTGCTGCAGCCATCAAGAAGGTCTTCCCTTGCTCCACCCTTGG gaagCTATTCCGGAGGCCCACGTCCCCCTCCATGCTGGCTCGCCTGGAGAGAAGCAGCCCCTCTGAGGACACTGTGCCCAGCAGCCCCTGTG GTGGCTTCTTGGAGACATACGAGGCCCTGTGTGACTACAACGGCTTCCCTTTCCGAGAGGAGATTCAGTGG GATGTGGACACCATCTACCATCGTCAGGGCTGTCGCCACTTCAGTCTATGCGACTTCAGCCATCTGGGCAGTCG ggACCTGGCCTTGAGTGTGGCTGCCCTGTCCTACAACCTATGGTTCCAATGCCTCTCCTGTGTGGACATGAAGCTG AGCCTTGAGGTCTCAGAACAGATTCTGCACATGATGAGTCAGTCGTCCCACCTGGAGGAGCTAGTGCTAGAGAACTGTGGCCTGAGAGG AGACTTTGTCCGGCGACTGGCCCAGGCACTGGCCGGGCACTCAAGCTCTGCCCTCCGGGAACTTAGCCTAAATGGGAACCTGCTGGACGACCGAG GCGTGACTGCTCTCAGCAGACACCTGGAGCATCGCCCAGGAGCCCTAAGGAGGCTCGGCCTGGCGCACACAGGGTTGACCCCGAGAG GAATGAGGTCTCTGGGCCGCGCACTGGCTGCCAATGTGGCCTTTGACAGCGCCCTGACCCACCTGGACCTTTCCGGGAACCCCGGGGCGCTGGGGGCCTCGCAGGACCACGGG GGCCTCTACGCTTTCCTGAGCCGTCCTAATGTCCTGACGTTCCTGAACCTCGCGGCCACCGACGCCGCCCTGGACACT CTCTTCGCCGCGCTGGCCCGCGGCTGCTGCCCCAGCCTCCGCCACCTGGACGCCTCGAGGAACGTCTTCTCCCGCAC GAAGTCCCGGGCTGCGCCCGCCGCGCTGCAGCGCTTCCTCAGCCGCGCGGGGACGCTCCGGCACCTGGGCCTGGCGGGCTGCAGGCTGCCGCCCGACGCGCTCAG GGCCCTTTTGGAAGGCCTCGCGCTCAACACGCACACGGGCGacctgcacctggacctcagcGCCTGTGAG CTGCGCTCAGCCGGCGCTCAGGTGATACAGGACCTGGTGTGTGACGCCGGCGCCGTGAGCTCCCTGGATTTGGCCGATAATG GCTTCGGCTCAGACATGGTGACCCTGGTGCTGGCCATCGGGAGGAGTCGGTCCCTGCGACATGTGGCACTTGGAAGGAACTTCAACGTCCGGTGCAA GGAGACCCTGGACGACGTCCTGCACCGGATTGTCCAGCTCATGCAGGATGACGACTGT CCCTTGCAGTCTCTGTCCGTGGCTGAGTCGCGGCTAAAGCAGGCCTCTAGCGTCCTGCTCCGGGCCCTGGGCACCAATCCCAACCTGACGGCGCTGGACATCAGCGGCAACGCCATGGGTGACACCGGCGCCAAAATGCTGGCCAAGGCACTTCGGGTCAACACCAGGCTCCG GTCTGTGGTCTGGGACCGGAACCACACGTCTGCCCTGGGCCTGCTGGACGtggcgcaggccctggagcagaaCCGCAGCCTAAAGGCCATGCCTCTGCCACTGAACGACGTGGCCCAGGCACATCGCAGCCGCCCTGAACTGACCGCCCGCGCAGTGCATCAG ATCCAAGCCTGTCTTTTGAGGAATAACCGTGCGGACCATGCCTCTTCTGACCGCATGCCCCGTCCGCGGCCACCTGGTCTGGTCTCAGACCCCTCAGAGCAG GAAGTGAATGAACTGTGTCAGTCAGTGCAGGAGCACATGGAGCTcctgggctgtggggctgggccTCAGGGTGAAGCTGCTGTGCACCAGGCAGAGGATGCCATCCAAAATGCCAACTTCTCTCTCAGT ATCCTCCCAATTCTGTATGAGGCTGGGAGCTCCCCAAGTCACCAGTGGCAGCTGCGGCAGAAGCTGGAGGGCCTCTTAGGACAGGTGGGTGAGGTCTGCCGCAAGGATATTCAG GACTTCACTCAGGCCACACTGGACACAACAAGAAGCCTCTGCCCACAGATGCTACAGGGACCCAGGTGGAGGGAGCAGCTAGAGGGGGTCCTGGTGGGCTCAAGGGGCCTCCCAGAGCTGCTTCCAGAGCACCTACTACAAGATGCCTTCACTAGGCTCAG ggATATGCGGCTGTCAGTTACAGGGACCTTGGCAGAGAGCATTGTGGCTCAGGCTCTGGAGGGGCTGAATGCAGCCCGGGATCGGCTG GTAGAGAATCTGGCTCGGCAGGCAACAGTGGCAATGCCTCTTGCTATACCAGCGCTGGATGGAGGTGAGACCAGCCCCCTTGGGCCTGGGGAATTGGAAGGTCTTTTCTTCCCTGAGGAGGTGAAGGAAAAGCAAGAGGATGAAGAAGAGCAGAAG GATGACAGTCCTCCACAAAAATGGCCTGAGTCCAGCCAGTGCCTTCATTTGGTTCCCTCCACTCACA GTGCTGCTGAGGAACCGGAGCCCGAGCTGGCGGCTCCGGGGGAAGATGCGGAGCCGCAGGCGGGGCCTTCTGCGCGTGGCTCTccgagccccgccgcccccgggccccaggccgGCCCACTGCCTCGCATGGACCTGCCACCCTCTGGACAACCCCTGCGCCATCCGACCCGGGCCCGGCCGCGGCCACGGCGCCAGCACCACCACCGGCCGCCGCCGGGGGGCCCCCAG gtgcccccagccctGCCGCAGGAAGGGAATGGGCTCAGTGCCCGCGTGGACGAGGGCGTGGAGGAATTCTTCTCCAAAAGGCTGATCCAGCAGGATCGCCT CTGGGTCCCTGAAGAGGACCCGGCCAACGAGGGGGGTGCCACCCCTGTCCCTCGTACACTGCGAAAGAAGCTGGGTACCCTCTTTGCCTTCAAGAAGCCTCGTTCAACACGGGGGCCACGACCTGATCTAGAGACCAGCCCTGGGGCAGCTCCCCGCACTCGAAAGACCACACTTGGAGACCTGTTGCGGCCACCAGCCCGTCCTGGCCGTGGTGAGGAGCCTGGTGGGGCTGAGGGGGGCACCAGCAGCCCTGACCCTGCCCGCAGGAGCCGGCCTCGTTATACTCGGGAAAGCAAAGCCTATTCAATGATACTGCTACCtgctgaagaggaggaggaaacactGGGGGCCAGACCTGACAAG CGACGGCCCCTGGAGCGGGGAGACACAGAGCTGGCCCCATCTTTTGAACAGCGGGTCCAAGTGATGCTGCAGAGGATTGGTGTGAGCAGAAGCAGCGGGAGTGCCGAAGGCAAGAGGAAGCAA AGCAAGGATGGAGAGATCAAGAAGGCTGGCTCAGATG GTGACATTATGGACAGTTCCACAGAGGCCCCTCCCATCTCCATCAAGTCCCGCACCCACTCCGTGTCTGCTG ACCCCTCATGCAGACCTGGTCCAGGGGGTCAAGGTCCTGAGTCTACCAGCTGGAAGACACTGGGGCAGCAGCTGAATGCAGAGCTCAGGGGCCGTGGTTGGGGCCAACAGGATGGTCCGGGCCCCCCCTCTCCttgtcccagccccagcccacgAAGAGCCAGCCCCTCCCCAGACAGCCTGGGCCTCCCAGAGGACCCTTGCTTGGGCCCCAGGAATGAAG AACGGCCCCTGCGGCTGCAGCGCTCCCCTGTCCTCAAGCGGAGGCCGAAGCTCGAGGCGCCCTCCTCTCCAAGCCTCG GATCTGGCCTTGGAACCCAACCTCCACCCCCACAGCCTACAGAGCCCTCCAGCCCCGAGccaacccccccctccccagccacagACCAAAGAGGCGGCGGCCCCAACCCCTga
- the CARMIL2 gene encoding capping protein, Arp2/3 and myosin-I linker protein 2 isoform X6, producing MAQTPDGGISCELRGEITRFLWPKEAELLLQTWLPEREGAERGHVLALLRWRAYLLHTCLPLRVDCTFSYLEVQAMALQETPPQVTFELESLPELVLEFPGVAALEQLAQHIAAAIKKVFPCSTLGKLFRRPTSPSMLARLERSSPSEDTVPSSPCGGFLETYEALCDYNGFPFREEIQWDVDTIYHRQGCRHFSLCDFSHLGSRDLALSVAALSYNLWFQCLSCVDMKLSLEVSEQILHMMSQSSHLEELVLENCGLRGDFVRRLAQALAGHSSSALRELSLNGNLLDDRGVTALSRHLEHRPGALRRLGLAHTGLTPRGMRSLGRALAANVAFDSALTHLDLSGNPGALGASQDHGGLYAFLSRPNVLTFLNLAATDAALDTLFAALARGCCPSLRHLDASRNVFSRTKSRAAPAALQRFLSRAGTLRHLGLAGCRLPPDALRALLEGLALNTHTGDLHLDLSACELRSAGAQVIQDLVCDAGAVSSLDLADNGFGSDMVTLVLAIGRSRSLRHVALGRNFNVRCKETLDDVLHRIVQLMQDDDCPLQSLSVAESRLKQASSVLLRALGTNPNLTALDISGNAMGDTGAKMLAKALRVNTRLRSVVWDRNHTSALGLLDVAQALEQNRSLKAMPLPLNDVAQAHRSRPELTARAVHQIQACLLRNNRADHASSDRMPRPRPPGLVSDPSEQILPILYEAGSSPSHQWQLRQKLEGLLGQVGEVCRKDIQDFTQATLDTTRSLCPQMLQGPRWREQLEGVLVGSRGLPELLPEHLLQDAFTRLRDMRLSVTGTLAESIVAQALEGLNAARDRLVENLARQATVAMPLAIPALDGGETSPLGPGELEGLFFPEEVKEKQEDEEEQKDDSPPQKWPESSQCLHLVPSTHSAAEEPEPELAAPGEDAEPQAGPSARGSPSPAAPGPQAGPLPRMDLPPSGQPLRHPTRARPRPRRQHHHRPPPGGPQVPPALPQEGNGLSARVDEGVEEFFSKRLIQQDRLWVPEEDPANEGGATPVPRTLRKKLGTLFAFKKPRSTRGPRPDLETSPGAAPRTRKTTLGDLLRPPARPGRGEEPGGAEGGTSSPDPARRSRPRYTRESKAYSMILLPAEEEEETLGARPDKRRPLERGDTELAPSFEQRVQVMLQRIGVSRSSGSAEGKRKQSKDGEIKKAGSDGDIMDSSTEAPPISIKSRTHSVSADPSCRPGPGGQGPESTSWKTLGQQLNAELRGRGWGQQDGPGPPSPCPSPSPRRASPSPDSLGLPEDPCLGPRNEDGQLRPRPLSAGRRAVSVHEDQLQAPVERPLRLQRSPVLKRRPKLEAPSSPSLGSGLGTQPPPPQPTEPSSPEPTPPSPATDQRGGGPNP from the exons ATGGCCCAGACCCCCGACGGCGGCATCTCGTGCGAGCTGAGAG GCGAGATCACCAGGTTCCTGTGGCCCAAGGAGGCCGAGCTGCTGCTGCAGACCTGGCTACCCGAGCGGGAGGGTGCTGAGCGAGGTCATGTCCTG GCGCTGCTACGATGGCGAGCCTACCTGCTCCACACCTGCCTCCCGCTGAGG GTGGACTGCACATTCAGCTACCTGGAGGTCCAGGCCATGGCGCTGCAGGAGACACCCCCTCAG gtgaCTTTTGAGCTAGAGTCCCTGCCTGAGCTGGTCCTGGAGTTTCCTGGTGTGGCTGCCCTGGAACAGCTGGCCCAGCACATTGCTGCAGCCATCAAGAAGGTCTTCCCTTGCTCCACCCTTGG gaagCTATTCCGGAGGCCCACGTCCCCCTCCATGCTGGCTCGCCTGGAGAGAAGCAGCCCCTCTGAGGACACTGTGCCCAGCAGCCCCTGTG GTGGCTTCTTGGAGACATACGAGGCCCTGTGTGACTACAACGGCTTCCCTTTCCGAGAGGAGATTCAGTGG GATGTGGACACCATCTACCATCGTCAGGGCTGTCGCCACTTCAGTCTATGCGACTTCAGCCATCTGGGCAGTCG ggACCTGGCCTTGAGTGTGGCTGCCCTGTCCTACAACCTATGGTTCCAATGCCTCTCCTGTGTGGACATGAAGCTG AGCCTTGAGGTCTCAGAACAGATTCTGCACATGATGAGTCAGTCGTCCCACCTGGAGGAGCTAGTGCTAGAGAACTGTGGCCTGAGAGG AGACTTTGTCCGGCGACTGGCCCAGGCACTGGCCGGGCACTCAAGCTCTGCCCTCCGGGAACTTAGCCTAAATGGGAACCTGCTGGACGACCGAG GCGTGACTGCTCTCAGCAGACACCTGGAGCATCGCCCAGGAGCCCTAAGGAGGCTCGGCCTGGCGCACACAGGGTTGACCCCGAGAG GAATGAGGTCTCTGGGCCGCGCACTGGCTGCCAATGTGGCCTTTGACAGCGCCCTGACCCACCTGGACCTTTCCGGGAACCCCGGGGCGCTGGGGGCCTCGCAGGACCACGGG GGCCTCTACGCTTTCCTGAGCCGTCCTAATGTCCTGACGTTCCTGAACCTCGCGGCCACCGACGCCGCCCTGGACACT CTCTTCGCCGCGCTGGCCCGCGGCTGCTGCCCCAGCCTCCGCCACCTGGACGCCTCGAGGAACGTCTTCTCCCGCAC GAAGTCCCGGGCTGCGCCCGCCGCGCTGCAGCGCTTCCTCAGCCGCGCGGGGACGCTCCGGCACCTGGGCCTGGCGGGCTGCAGGCTGCCGCCCGACGCGCTCAG GGCCCTTTTGGAAGGCCTCGCGCTCAACACGCACACGGGCGacctgcacctggacctcagcGCCTGTGAG CTGCGCTCAGCCGGCGCTCAGGTGATACAGGACCTGGTGTGTGACGCCGGCGCCGTGAGCTCCCTGGATTTGGCCGATAATG GCTTCGGCTCAGACATGGTGACCCTGGTGCTGGCCATCGGGAGGAGTCGGTCCCTGCGACATGTGGCACTTGGAAGGAACTTCAACGTCCGGTGCAA GGAGACCCTGGACGACGTCCTGCACCGGATTGTCCAGCTCATGCAGGATGACGACTGT CCCTTGCAGTCTCTGTCCGTGGCTGAGTCGCGGCTAAAGCAGGCCTCTAGCGTCCTGCTCCGGGCCCTGGGCACCAATCCCAACCTGACGGCGCTGGACATCAGCGGCAACGCCATGGGTGACACCGGCGCCAAAATGCTGGCCAAGGCACTTCGGGTCAACACCAGGCTCCG GTCTGTGGTCTGGGACCGGAACCACACGTCTGCCCTGGGCCTGCTGGACGtggcgcaggccctggagcagaaCCGCAGCCTAAAGGCCATGCCTCTGCCACTGAACGACGTGGCCCAGGCACATCGCAGCCGCCCTGAACTGACCGCCCGCGCAGTGCATCAG ATCCAAGCCTGTCTTTTGAGGAATAACCGTGCGGACCATGCCTCTTCTGACCGCATGCCCCGTCCGCGGCCACCTGGTCTGGTCTCAGACCCCTCAGAGCAG ATCCTCCCAATTCTGTATGAGGCTGGGAGCTCCCCAAGTCACCAGTGGCAGCTGCGGCAGAAGCTGGAGGGCCTCTTAGGACAGGTGGGTGAGGTCTGCCGCAAGGATATTCAG GACTTCACTCAGGCCACACTGGACACAACAAGAAGCCTCTGCCCACAGATGCTACAGGGACCCAGGTGGAGGGAGCAGCTAGAGGGGGTCCTGGTGGGCTCAAGGGGCCTCCCAGAGCTGCTTCCAGAGCACCTACTACAAGATGCCTTCACTAGGCTCAG ggATATGCGGCTGTCAGTTACAGGGACCTTGGCAGAGAGCATTGTGGCTCAGGCTCTGGAGGGGCTGAATGCAGCCCGGGATCGGCTG GTAGAGAATCTGGCTCGGCAGGCAACAGTGGCAATGCCTCTTGCTATACCAGCGCTGGATGGAGGTGAGACCAGCCCCCTTGGGCCTGGGGAATTGGAAGGTCTTTTCTTCCCTGAGGAGGTGAAGGAAAAGCAAGAGGATGAAGAAGAGCAGAAG GATGACAGTCCTCCACAAAAATGGCCTGAGTCCAGCCAGTGCCTTCATTTGGTTCCCTCCACTCACA GTGCTGCTGAGGAACCGGAGCCCGAGCTGGCGGCTCCGGGGGAAGATGCGGAGCCGCAGGCGGGGCCTTCTGCGCGTGGCTCTccgagccccgccgcccccgggccccaggccgGCCCACTGCCTCGCATGGACCTGCCACCCTCTGGACAACCCCTGCGCCATCCGACCCGGGCCCGGCCGCGGCCACGGCGCCAGCACCACCACCGGCCGCCGCCGGGGGGCCCCCAG gtgcccccagccctGCCGCAGGAAGGGAATGGGCTCAGTGCCCGCGTGGACGAGGGCGTGGAGGAATTCTTCTCCAAAAGGCTGATCCAGCAGGATCGCCT CTGGGTCCCTGAAGAGGACCCGGCCAACGAGGGGGGTGCCACCCCTGTCCCTCGTACACTGCGAAAGAAGCTGGGTACCCTCTTTGCCTTCAAGAAGCCTCGTTCAACACGGGGGCCACGACCTGATCTAGAGACCAGCCCTGGGGCAGCTCCCCGCACTCGAAAGACCACACTTGGAGACCTGTTGCGGCCACCAGCCCGTCCTGGCCGTGGTGAGGAGCCTGGTGGGGCTGAGGGGGGCACCAGCAGCCCTGACCCTGCCCGCAGGAGCCGGCCTCGTTATACTCGGGAAAGCAAAGCCTATTCAATGATACTGCTACCtgctgaagaggaggaggaaacactGGGGGCCAGACCTGACAAG CGACGGCCCCTGGAGCGGGGAGACACAGAGCTGGCCCCATCTTTTGAACAGCGGGTCCAAGTGATGCTGCAGAGGATTGGTGTGAGCAGAAGCAGCGGGAGTGCCGAAGGCAAGAGGAAGCAA AGCAAGGATGGAGAGATCAAGAAGGCTGGCTCAGATG GTGACATTATGGACAGTTCCACAGAGGCCCCTCCCATCTCCATCAAGTCCCGCACCCACTCCGTGTCTGCTG ACCCCTCATGCAGACCTGGTCCAGGGGGTCAAGGTCCTGAGTCTACCAGCTGGAAGACACTGGGGCAGCAGCTGAATGCAGAGCTCAGGGGCCGTGGTTGGGGCCAACAGGATGGTCCGGGCCCCCCCTCTCCttgtcccagccccagcccacgAAGAGCCAGCCCCTCCCCAGACAGCCTGGGCCTCCCAGAGGACCCTTGCTTGGGCCCCAGGAATGAAG ATGGCCAACTGAGGCCGAGGCCTCTCTCAGCAGGGCGACGAGCAGTGTCTGTGCATGAGGACCAGCTCCAGGCCCCTGTTG AACGGCCCCTGCGGCTGCAGCGCTCCCCTGTCCTCAAGCGGAGGCCGAAGCTCGAGGCGCCCTCCTCTCCAAGCCTCG GATCTGGCCTTGGAACCCAACCTCCACCCCCACAGCCTACAGAGCCCTCCAGCCCCGAGccaacccccccctccccagccacagACCAAAGAGGCGGCGGCCCCAACCCCTga